TTAACTACTGAATTTACAAAATTCGGAAGTTCACAACTTGGGACTTGGAAATAATAAAGCAAACCCCTAAGCAATGCCTCCAGTCACAAGCTAATTGATGTATCAGACCTACATATTCATGTCTGAATATCCATCGGCATAGGTGTTAGACATGAGTACTTTCGAGAACATCGAAGAGTCTGTGTATCATACCTGTAACCACTGTTTTACACTACCCAGCACAATTCTATCAACAAAACCCATCAGGTTTTTATTCTTATGCTTGGATCAATATCAGTTTCTCATTCAAAGATTGAAAACTTAAGGTGCTCGACTTAAAGAACTTTGGGATCATCATAAATTcttgaatcaaacaaaaaaaaaaaaaggccaaCCCGACCCCCCTGGAACCTAACTACAAATGCAAACTTTTGGTAGGGTTGTTAAAATTCTCCCATATCTTAACCGAATCCTACCAGCTAAAGATGATTTCAGAACCGACCATAATAGATAAGTTAATGTATAGACTACAAAGCAATCGAGCAGATCAGACAAATGCATGTATAACCAGGAATGCTCGAGTCAAATTCAGTAAATTTTTAGATTCAAATGGTTAAATGTATAAAGAAATCAACAAAATAGAGCAGAGTTCAAAAAATAGGCAAGTGTACTTGCCTGTTCTAAGCTGTTATCCTGCTCCCTTACTCAAAGAGTTCATTGCTAGTACATTCTTCTTACATAACTAGAATCATCGATTGCTTCATTATTGGCAGCAAGTTCAGTAAATCCATAAAGCCGCTCACTCAACGATTAGCATTACCCGCATAGTTTGCACGATTCTCAGTCATAGCACCATCAATTACTCGATCAAGTAACACTAGGCTCTCTGTATAATTACAAACATAAGTACGTCTTCCTTGAATTCCAAAATAATCGATTTCATGGCTCTCTGGATCACGGGAAACCAATCTTAGATTGTTGTAAGTTCTCAAGATCAAATCCCCATTTTTCCTAAATCCCAGAACCCTCGGCATTGGCTCCGTCCCCAGTTTTCCTAAACTGTACATCTTAGTCCATGTTTCTACGACACCATACTTCTTCATCACCCATATATCACACTCGGCATGTAAAGACCCCAATTCAATCACAGCAATTGATGACAATTCATCATATGGAATTACATAGATCTCTGACTGATGGGGCAAATTCCTCAATCTCTCAGGCAACATAATCTCTTTAAAAACATCATCCCTCATatcaaaacccaaaatcaaaagCTTACAACTATAACTCCCTTCATTATTCACTCTCTCATAAGCAATCCAATGAACAGTTTCATTCACATAAACCATGAAATCATCAGAATAAAGATCATATTTTGGTGGGGCTAATATTTTCCAGCAATTCCTTTTGAGTGAGTAAAGTTCAACCTCAACATACTTGTCTAGCACACCTTTCTTAGTGATTTTCAGAAGTTTATAGTCATTTTGCGCTGAATCAAATCCAAACCCAACGGATATTTTATATGGCAAACTAGACAAACATGGTTTTGGTAGCGTAATAGACTTCCGAATAATTGGGTTGCATAAAATGAAGATGCTATCGAAACTAAACTGAAAGTCCATCAAACAAAGCAACCCATTGCAAGCACCAACAATAGAATGATGGTTATCAAAAGGCATGTACTCTAACTGGGCGTACTTTCTGAATTCTTGGTCATCAGAATGCAGAGAGTATTCCGCTTCATGGCGGCCAGTCATGACAAAGAAGAGATTGTTGTCCTTTGTGCGACGAAGCTTTGACTGATGGCTGACATGGCTGGAAATAAAATATGGGTCCTTGATGAGAGAATTCCAGGCTTTAGAAACACACATGCATTTCCCCAGGGATTTCACAGGTAGTTTACAGAAGATTTCAAGGAAGATTTCTTCAGGGAAATAGTATGGAAACATTGCTAGTTTTGACATCATTTCTGGGTCTGTAACACAAAgctcttattttccttttttgtttttgtttgggcCGAGAGAAAATGAGggaaaagggaaggaaaaagGTACCTCTGTTTACGGTTCTTACTCTTAGGTGGATGATGATGGGTTGCTTCACCTCTCTTCTAAGACACCTTCCAAATTGATTCGTGTAAATTACCTACTCCATTTAAGCTTTGCTggcttaaatatattttatattaatttcagataatgtagatttaatatatatatatatatatataatatttctatttttaattaatgaatttaatcacTGTTTTGATTATTGGTtgagtaaaatttgaaattataatattaaaaatcattaaattggTGAATGGtaattaaattcacaatttatgtatacaaaattaataataaaattttatttaattgatttaattcatACTATTtgaattagtattaaaatttaaaaatttaaaagtaaaatttataaaatgaaatctAAAACTTATGCATAGAATAGGAACTAATacataatttaaccttttattaattatttataagaattcatattcaatgaaattttattaaataccatcaaatttcattatttaattttttgtattatactatacaaatttaatcaaatttattttaattattaataatgtcaatatgtaacacccctacccgtatccgtcgccggaataggatacgaggtattaccagattttactgaataaattttttttaactcaatatAACCCGTTTATAAATATCTACtcttccctaaaattttaaaactgagaccaatccaacacaaccaatccatttcaaaatattttcaagatagatttactgtattcataagataatcttatcacataccaaaaccaaaatttgttagccatattaatggctaaccatacattcattccatattaacatctactttactagcttatacatgccattgatttccaaaataaagtttctttatgtaccgagatcttgaggttgatggTGTGATGTGTCTctgaccaaatccgacctccgagctcttaactctacaaacaggtgaaaaagaaacagggtaagcactttgtgcttagtaagctcatgtaacaggaattatacttacctaatatttttttatacaatgcaataaacattcatacatccattcaatacattattcccctatcatgcacaaactcaacattcaaattagtccaataatttccacgtatcaataatatatatcatgattgatgagctcatcaattccatgattttcatttccttgttatttttccatatttatcccgttgaactacttggaatttcgatggattttcaggggtacacctaagtgtacaaattccgggtccgtcaattcatattcatgtgcgcacatttccatttcagagagcacactcatgaacctcatccttacagtaGGATTACCGGTCGAGCTAAATCAcagtaatataaactcatagagtattgtcgggattaccagtccaggctaaatcccctgcaacgacaattactctaatgagcttggatctgaattaccagtccaggctaaattcagaccctaattcagATTATCCATCTGTGATAAATCCATTtaccacatattcttcgggagggctatatcagaataggatcacccgtctgggctagatcctttttaccgtcaattccttttcaggatccatcgaattttcctttcattcaaccgagatttatttcctcttttcatcaagaatatcaatacttcatcaattatcatacaataaacatccaaatcatattcacatcaataacaaacatttcaagcatttaggaatataattcaagttacacgaacttacctcgataattgttcgtaaacaaaaaatctactaatcccgaactttttcttttcctcgatctagcttcgtatttgaactTTCTGgatccaaataaataaatttaatcattaatctaatacatttcatgttcatgtgtaagattctctataattccattattatttatagtgcattcaaagctgtctcactgagtcacagtcactaaattatttatatattgagctacagaactccaaatcaagatccgttaattttccatgaaactagactcatatatcttcttaccataaaattttcagaatttttggtgtagccaataagtacagtttattctttaaatttcccctgtttcactatttgacagttccgacccctcttcactaaaaattaattatctcattgtacagaatttatatgatgtttttgtttgtttcatctgaaaatatactcattaagtactctaagcatataaattataactcataattatttttgtacaatttttaatgattttccaaagtcagaacaggggaacccgaattcattctaaccttgtctcacaaaacctattatatctcatgatttacaattctattgaTTAAACCGTTTCTtccatgagaaactagactcaataagatttaatttcatattttattcatcctctaatttaatctctacaatttttggtgattttccaaagttagactactgctgctgtccaaaactgtttttgtgcatgatgttaattactatttttccctaaactttcaataaatgataattttatccctactcaattaacctttcaattgagctgatttttctcaattaacactatattccatcactttaaactactttataacctttggaaatcagaattttagcactagactttaattccaaaccttttcacaattaggtcctataaatcaatttctattgaaattacctaataaaatcatttcataaacaaattaaagcttcaatttcatgctatttcatcatgAAATTACAGCACTCAACCATAgtgactttcaatttcatccatgaaatcaaaaactaatgaatttagtaataagacctagttgtaaaagtcttagaaacacaaaaattataagaaaaaggcaatgattaactcacttggtgcaaaaattatgaaaaaatagcttgaagaaacccttaggatgtttttggctgatgagagtgcagaaaatatgaagagaattctagatattccactttagtgctaacttttaaagcaaatttttgcaatattccaattttacccttaattcttcaattctcctgatttttctcggctattgccgcccaaaatatctcattTTGGGTTTATctgcaatttatgtccctcctcatttaacaattgagctatttaatccttctagtaacttttacacatttttcagtttagtcctttttacttaattgactacccaaacattaaaattttctaacgaaattttaataccattttactaacacttcataaatatttataaaatatttttgactcaattttacgagatcgaggtctcgataccttatttttacccaatttcttcaatactttctttttctaactaaccactaaatcagtaaaaattttctatcaatattttcatacgattttcctatcataccaatattcatgcaaaaatattaaaataaatttctccttaaatcggatttgtggttacgaaaccactattccgatagccttgaatttgggccattacacaATAGCTGATTTTGTTTAACACATTGATTGGAAATCAAATCATTATAGCACGACTGGATTAAGAACTAGTATAGTTCAGATTAAAGTCAACAAATTGAACTAACTGGACTAAACTTATACATGGTAATTGCACATGGTGGGACTTGGAAACCCATGCATAAAATTGTGAACGGTGAGTCTCAAACTTAAATACCTAAGATGTAGGGCTTTTGCCTTTGCCAATTGAGTCAAGGTTTCATTAGGccctagatttttttttcaagtttatctttaaatttagtaattattttcacattagAGCATGCATTTTTTTTTGGCTAAGTTAACCCCTAAAGTTAACATATCACACTGAGATctaaacttaacaaaatattttacttaaatttgtttgggaaaaagaaaattgcatccattttaagttataaaatcatattctcccttaattttgttttttaagttaatCCTATTTCTGAGTAATTGACAAATCaaacctaaaaagaaaaagaaattctaTTTTTGCAATGTATCAAACTGGGATTTTCATTAGAATTGGAATATTGGGGTGTCTTGGCTTTTCTTTTATCCTTCCTTTCTCTTTTGAAATTACCCCCAAAGCTGGCAATCAAATTTCAGTTTTTCAACTAAAGGATAGCAATTTTTAAAGCTacacatttttgtcttttaattcAATGCTATCAAATAAGAGTCCAATTCAGCATTAAGTTAGATATCTAACCAATATTGACCCAATGAAAAGTGTTCATAGTTAGGTTAGTGAAACAAAAATGTGCTAATAATTGGGTAAGAAgattatcttgaaattttaaatatatatttttaaaaatactaaaataaaaaatacatacaaattcatcaaaaaccctaaagaaatttttctttttttctccaagccgtttattttttatctttcgTTTTGTTTAGTGGTGATGCCAACCTTCGAGCTAGCTATCGCCTGCCTTTTTCCTCCTTCATcaaccctttctttctttcttcttctcattcacTACATatgtattctttttttttcagtttgCAGATCTATTTTGTGAGTATTTTTGATGTCTTCGCAAGTTGTAATGGGTAGATGACAGTGCTTATTGTTCACTGAAATTCCATCGGCCACCAGTAGTTTTTCTTGAAAAGTGGGTAGCTCTTTatcaactttttaatttttttctattttgagagtattttagaataatagATGATTTCATGCGTCGATTTGGACTcgtgttgtcttaagttttatatatttttttgttttctattgtTTAATAAGTCTCCACAGTTTTAGAATTATTTGTCTACTCTTGTAGCACGTTCTTTAGTCTTACTTATGCATGTAATCTTaattttacaagtgattttagggatgattttgttgtcgtcctctctagtttggtgaatgctcgattcttttgtcgatttttgctCACTGCTTTGGACCATCCAAAGTTGATTTTCTTATCGTATCAAGTACTTGCAATCACTCCAGATACgtcgtgcttgagttgtgacaaagccaattgtcaacatgtcataatgttctattgatgctGAGGCTAAAGCctttgttgtgttgatggagTTTGTCCTTCACCATCTACGACAAgtgtttgctattttttttctctgaatTGTATGATTccattaattgaataaattaataaatttatctttaaaaattttatgaatatcttattaagtagatgtccatcatgataaagataaagttttgatgtactttaaattctaattgttattagaattagatctctacttcttttatacttcttatgcctataaataaagactctgatgaagcattgtaaatCATCCCTTTgattaataaagtacattctctattacttttatattttctttatttttattctctccatctttcttaattttataatacattatCAAGACgatgattctctattttttcaaaatctttcgaAGTTATCCCACAGATCAAATTCTTTTCACCTTAAACTTTCACCTTTACAACTTCATATTCGGGGTATTGAAAGATTCAATCTCAGATTGgattatgatttttattctcGATCTTTGATTTATATTACAAGCATGGGTAAAGtataaatttggttaatttttttatgtaaaagacATAATCGTTGATTAGATATGTTTGCTATTAATATGGTatgttttctctatttttttggtaaatcattatttttgaagttttttaattaagttatattatgcataatatttagatgttttgattattaaattttgttattaaatattcttgaaattttaattatggtgAAAATTGTTGTTAACCTACTATTGTTGATTAAAGGGAAATTTGATAGGATCTATTGAGTCTTATTAACTTGCTAATGTTGAATGATTGTAtgatatcttttaaattgaacttataaatattttaatagagaaagataagattttataacataaatgtgtattgaaatttggtacaaTGCGTATCGGATAATTTTCAAGCATCGtccataaaaattttgattatttattaaatgattttactattagattataaattttattacgaaaataaagttattttactACTTGTAATAGTGCTCGTGATAATAGTCAAGGTGATGACGATGATGTTAAAAATCTTCaggtatattttattatgttttatttattatatcatatttattataattggagactaatcatgacaacatgaatgggtagattttgatttgaaatctcacgcatgtttgcgatggtgattatgaaataaagaatctattGGGATGTCTATAAGTCCGTCCTACTACATTTGTTGCATTCCCTGAAGTGAAagtaaatataaagaaaataaaagatatattcatgaaccactaaaagtgggaacatagtaataaataaaagaacaatgagagttctcaagataactttTCAAATGGTAAAGATAAGTTACGTTATCAATGTGACTTGAAAGATTATTGGTCACATATGTGGTGTATGCCTAAATATTTTGTATCTGTTAATATTCTTTAAggaaggatatgagaatgtagtaatgaattttatcattacagatagaaaatatttatcttatttggtcttgaaataaacaaatatattccAATATttatagtacaaaattagttgaaagctcggaagagctaatatatcaatatctaaaaaCACAAAGTTTGTGATGGTTAAtgaattagttttaaaagatattcataatagttctcatattgagattgtgaatgagg
The nucleotide sequence above comes from Gossypium raimondii isolate GPD5lz chromosome 13, ASM2569854v1, whole genome shotgun sequence. Encoded proteins:
- the LOC105782920 gene encoding F-box/kelch-repeat protein At3g23880 codes for the protein MMSKLAMFPYYFPEEIFLEIFCKLPVKSLGKCMCVSKAWNSLIKDPYFISSHVSHQSKLRRTKDNNLFFVMTGRHEAEYSLHSDDQEFRKYAQLEYMPFDNHHSIVGACNGLLCLMDFQFSFDSIFILCNPIIRKSITLPKPCLSSLPYKISVGFGFDSAQNDYKLLKITKKGVLDKYVEVELYSLKRNCWKILAPPKYDLYSDDFMVYVNETVHWIAYERVNNEGSYSCKLLILGFDMRDDVFKEIMLPERLRNLPHQSEIYVIPYDELSSIAVIELGSLHAECDIWVMKKYGVVETWTKMYSLGKLGTEPMPRVLGFRKNGDLILRTYNNLRLVSRDPESHEIDYFGIQGRRTYVCNYTESLVLLDRVIDGAMTENRANYAGNANR